A window of the Balaenoptera acutorostrata chromosome 13, mBalAcu1.1, whole genome shotgun sequence genome harbors these coding sequences:
- the LOC103003855 gene encoding S-adenosylmethionine decarboxylase proenzyme-like, giving the protein MEAAHFFEGTEKLLEVWFSRQQPDANQGSGDLCTIPRSEWDILLKDVQCSIISVTKTDKQEAYVLSESSMFVSKRRFILKTCGTTLLLKALVPLLKLARDYSGFDSIQSFFYSCQNFMEPSHQGYPHRNFQEEIEFLNAIFPNGAAYCMGRMNSDCWYLCILDFPESRVIDQPAQTLEILMSELDPAIMDHFYMKDGVTAKDVTRESGIRDLIPGSVIDAAPFNPCGHSVNGMK; this is encoded by the coding sequence ATGGAGGCTGCACATTTTTTCGAAGGGACCGAGAAGCTGCTGGAGGTTTGGTTCTCCAGGCAGCAACCCGACGCAAACCAAGGATCTGGGGATCTTTGCACCATCCCAAGATCCGAGTGGGACATACTTTTGAAGGATGTGCAGTGTTCAATCATAAGTGTGACAAAAACTGACAAACAGGAAGCTTATGTACTCAGTGAGAGTAGCATGTTTGTCTCCAAGAGACGTTTCATTTTGAAGACATGTGGTACCACCCTCTTGCTGAAAGCACTGGTTCCCCTGTTGAAACTTGCTAGGGATTACAGTGGGTTTGACTCAATTCAAAGCTTCTTTTATTCTTGTCAGAATTTCATGGAGCCTTCTCACCAAGGGTACCCACACCGGAatttccaggaagaaatagagtttCTTAATGCAATTTTCCCAAATGGAGCAGCATATTGTATGGGACGCATGAATTCTGATTGTTGGTACTTGTGTATTTTGGATTTCCCAGAGAGTCGGGTAATCGATCAGCCAGCTCAAACCCTGGAAATTCTGATGAGTGAGCTTGACCCAGCAATTATGGACCACTTCTACATGAAAGATGGTGTTACTGCAAAGGATGTCACTCGTGAGAGTGGAATTCGTGACCTGATACCAGGTTCTGTCATTGATGCCGCACCGTTCAATCCTTGTGGACATTCAGTGAATGGAATGAAATAG